The sequence below is a genomic window from Lolium perenne isolate Kyuss_39 chromosome 4, Kyuss_2.0, whole genome shotgun sequence.
CGAAAAGCAAGTTTGTAATAAAAAAAAATTCTGCGACAAACAATTAGGTTGACTGGCTATTAAAATAATTTTGTGAAAACCCAATGGCACGTGATTTTTTCACAGTTGTTAAAAATGCTTATATAAAACTTTTAAAAGTACAAAGGACGCATGTGTAGGTCGAAGACAACAAGAAGGGCAACTTTGAAGAAGTGAGCATCATCAACAAGCGAGACCGAAGAACGAGACAAACACTGTAGATTATCTACTTAGTTACATCAAAACTTCATGGTTTAATACTCTAGAAAATTTTGCCGATTTTTTTACGAGATTTATTCAGTGAGAACTCGAAACACTCTGTCAAGTAATGCAATATTTTAGGATACTTTCATAGAAAGGGTACATATAACACCTAATGACATAATATTGGTTTAAATGTATTTTAGTTCCATTATAATAAGATCTTTATTTAAGAGTCACAAACTAAACTAAAATGTAACAAAATATATATTTGATCCAGCATTAGTATTTATGGTATAAACACTAGAATAGTATGACAAATACGTACCATAATATACATAAGTGCGTTTATATTATTATtttatgcatcaaaactagtattCAAGGTGGTatatcaatgtatatatatatatatcagtaAAAACATTACTATTTTAATGGGGTAAAACAAAGTAAGAAAGTTCAGTATAAATTAATTTAAACATTTAAACTCGTCAATGGTATAGAGACTTGACCTTAAAAGAAAATCCTTGTGTATACCAATTAGATAGATATTTCAAACATATGTGCGATGCGTCTTTCAATTTACACACAAGCCCTATCTCCAAGAAAAAACTGAAAATAGTATAGAGAGAAATTAACATACAAAAGGGGGACATATGGAGGTTTACCATATGAGCAATTTTTTTTTATGGTTATCTTTCTAGCCATCCCAAGAGTTGCTACTAATGGATATATGACTATATGAGGGTCTTTGAGTGATGAAGTTTAGCTGGAAGTTCATGGCCATCGATCAAATAAAACCCGTGACTCCCACTCTTATTAGTTTATTTGGTCTATGAAAAGACTGATGGTTTTTCATCCCTTCTAGTTAACATCCACACTTCAAAATAACATTAAAGAATATCTTGTCTAGAATTCCATGGGTGATTTTCCGGCAATGGAGATATATTAATGCATCAAGCCGGTATAATTCTTGTCAACAGCAGAGACATCAAGAATACACATAATCACATTATTACAAAAAACATGATGACCCAATTTCATTTTGGTAAAATACAGACCAATATTCTGTAGTTTAAACACCATCTACTGGTAACAACTTGACTACGAGAAATGCCTCGATAGCAAAACCTCCAAGAATGGGGCGATGCATGCCTGCCGCTGTTGCAGGATCCAATGATTAATAAGGTTCGCGCAAATTCTTGGCAACACCTTCGTCAAGGAAGTGACACCGTTTCCACAATTGCAACGACAACTCATCGAAGGCCAAACTAACCTAGTTAGGGTTTCACCTCGAAGATCACAAACTAGTATCCGAGGAGCACCACCATCACAGAGACCTAGCTTTAGAGCTTGTATCGGCATACTACCCAATCTTTAAAAAAATGCATCCACAGACAAATTAGGAATCCCACATGACTTACAAGATGTGCAACAAACGACAATCAAGTAGAGAGAAAGTCAACATGCAACTGGATTACGTCTCTATGGTCAATCTAAAAAAGTGGTCCTAAGGACATAGGTCTATGAATCTGCGAGATAATGCCAAGATAACTTTAGTCTCAAGGCCGTGTGCTAGCGTGACGCTAGCGCATAAGTTAACTCACCAAAATAGGTGTgcaccatatacatcttagttatGTCTGTACTAATCAAGACAAATGTATGTTCCTTGATAGTGTGATTTTTTTTTCTCATATACGGATGCAAATGTGTTCATTTTGTACAAGAAGGACATAACAAATTTCAAATACACGAGTAAAACTAAGAAAACATCCATGATCTGCGAGACAATGCCAAGGTAAATTTGTCTCAAGGCCATGTGCCAGTGTGACACATTTTTTTGAACGACAATTGAACGAGTGCCTAGGAGGAACTAAACACTTCTTTAATTAAGGAGCAGAGGATCGAACCCAAACTCGTGCGCTTTCGGCAATACAAGGAAAAAAGAAATCCTATAAGACATGGTCTTTCCTCCCATCAATGTAGTTATGTAGACCAAGTGGGTGTATGTGAAATGCACTGAAAACACAAAAAGCATAATCCAGTGAGAGGTTAAAACAAGTGCAAAGGGAAGTTTGGGTCATTACTATGCAACTTATAACCTTTGCCTTGTTATTTGTCATATGAATGTAAAAGGTGATTTGAGTGGATTATTATTCCTTTATTTTCCTTTCAAACCTAGATCAAAGGGATTTTCCCACTTTTTGTATGCTCCATCCATTCTTTTGAATCAAATGGAATGAATAGTGTCACCAAGGGAAAACATCATATTCCTTTGAATCATAGAGGTTCTTTTTTAAATCCTGGCCCGCTGTGTTCCAAGCTGCCTGGATCGACAAAATGTTTCTCCCCTGGATCGACAAATGAAAATGAAACTAACTGTAGGCCCGAAGTCCTTGTACGGCCCAAACTCCACTAGGTCGGTTCCTCTTAGTCGAAGCCGGCTGATCTGTTGAGGAAAATCCCCCACCTGTCCACAAACCCTCCCACTGCACGCATCGGCACGGCTCctcgctccgccgccgccgccatgaagCGTTCGCTGGACGCCATGGAGGCGAAGCCCGTGTTCCTCACCAAGGAGGAGCGCCAGCGCCTCGCCCTCGAGCGCCGCCAGGCCGCCGTCGCCGACCAGCGCCGCTCCGCGCTCGACATCCTCCAGTCGCTCCCCCGGGGCGGCGCTCAGCAAACTCCCCCGTcgggggcccctcgggactcctccGCCTCGTCCCACCGCGACTCCTCCGACCGTGACAAGGACCGGGACCGCGACCGCGACCGGGACCGCCGCCGCGACGACGACTCCCGCCGAGACCGAGATCGGGATCGTGACCGTGACCGTGACCGCGACGAGCCGTCCCGCCGGGACCGCGACCGCGACCGGGACCGCGAGCGCGAGCGCGACAGGGAGCACCGGGACAGGGAGCGCGGGGAGCGGGACAAGGACAGGGAGAAGGACCGGCTGGAGAAGATGGCCGAGCGGGAGCGGGAGAAGGAGCTGGAGGCCATCAAGGAGCAGTACCTGGGGTCCAAGAAGCCCAAGAAGCGGGTCATCAAGCCCTCGGAGAAGTTCCGCTTCTCCTTCGACTGGGAGAACACCGAGGACACCAGCCGCGACATGAACGCGCTCTACCAGACCCCGCACGAGGCCCGCCTGCTCTACGGCCGCGGCTTCCTCGCCGGGATCGACCGCCGCGAGCAGAAGAAGGCGGCCGCCGTGTTCGAGAAGGAGACCCGCGCCGAGCAGCGCCGCAAGTTCGGGGTGGAGGACCGCCCGGAGGACGATGTCGCCGATAAGAAGAAGGCTGCTGCCGCCGAGATGTACGATGCCTTTGACATGCGGGTGGACAGGCACTGGTCCGAGAAGGGCATCGAGGAGATGACCGAGCGGGACTGGCGTATCTTCCGCGAGGACTTCAACATCTCCTACAAGGGATCCCGCATACCCCGCCCGATGCGCAACTGGCCCGAGAGCAAGCTTGGGAGCGAGCTGCTCCGTGCGATTGAGAAGGTTGGGTACAAGAAACCCTCACCCATCCAGATGGCTGCCATTCCGCTTGGTCTCCAGCAGCGTGATGTCATTGGTATTGCCGAGACGGGTTCGGGAAAGACTGCAGCCTTTGTGCTCCCTATGCTGTCATACATTACTCGCTTGCCGCCCATCAGCGAGGAGAATGAGGCCGAGGGTCCTTATGCTGTTGTCATGGCACCTACTCGTGAGCTTGCCCAGCAGATTGAGGAAGAGACTGTCAAATTCGCAACCTACCTTGGCATTAAGGTTGTCTCCATTGTTGGTGGTCAGTCGATTGAGGAGCAAGGCTTCAAGATAAGGCAGGGCTGTGAAGTTGTAATCGCAACGCCTGGTCGGCTTCTTGATTGTCTGGAGAGGAGGTATGCTGTGCTCAACCAGTGCAATTATGTTGTGCTTGATGAGGCTGATAGAATGATTGATATGGGCTTCGAGCCACAGGTTGTTGGTGTACTTGATGCCATGCCATCAAGTAATTTGAAACCTGAGAATGAGGAAGAGGAACTGGATGAGAAGAGGATTTACAGGACAACTTATATGTTCAGCGCCACCATGCCACCTGCTGTTGAACGCCTTGCTAGAAAGTACCTCCGGAACCCTGTCGTCGTCACAATTGGCACAGCTGGCAAGGCCACTGATCTGATTACCCAGAACGTTATCATGGTGAAGGAGTCAGAGAAGATGTCACGACTCCAGAAGATACTCACAGATCTTGGGGACAAGACAGCAATAGTATTCTGCAATACAAAGAAGTCAGCAGATAATCGTTCTAAAGATCTGGACAAGGCAGGCTTCCGTGTCACAGCTCTGCATGGAGGGAAGTCACAAGATCAGAGGGAAATCAGTCTTGATGGATTTAGGAACCGCCGGTTCAATGTTCTTGTGGCAACTGATGTTGCGGGGCGTGGTATTGATATTCCTGATGTTGCTCATGTGATCAATTATGAGATGCCTAGTTCGGTTGATACGTACACACATCGTATCGGAAGAACAGGGCGTGCAGGAAAGAAGGGACTTGCGACTTCATTCTTAACTCTGGAAAACACTGATATTTTCTATGATCTGAAACAGATGCTTATTCAGAGCAATAGTCCTGTGCCACCAGAACTTGCAAGGCACGAGGCCTCCAAGTTTAAGCCAGGATCAGTTCCTGATAGACCTCCAAGGCGAAATGACACAGTCTTTGCATCTCACTGAAGCAATCTGCCGAAAAAGAGCTGACGATCCTTCTTTAATATTGTGAGGGGAACTTCCATTAGAATGTGAGGGGTCTAGATTAGTTCTTATGAGGTACAAACATTTTATAACAATTTAAATCATCATTATCTTTTCCTGTTTGCAAACCAGCTTTTATATTGCTGTAACTTAAGTTTATTTATGATGATCTAGAACTGTACCTGTGTATCTTATTGTATTTTTGGTGCTGTGCTGCAAACTGTGCCATGCCCAAATATTATCTGCTTTGTTGTGTTGGTTTCAGGTTGAACAATCTCAGTGCATTTTATTACAACCATCTCATTGCTTCGGATTCATTTTCTATCAATTTGCAAATGTTGAATCTGATGATCTGATCTTCATTGTGGAGATTTATGTGGTTCTTTCAGCATTTTAAATCCAAAGAGGTGCCCGTTACTTTCCTTGTTTTTTGTTGTTTACTTCAGTATTCAATTCTATAGTTATCTATTGCTTTCTATGCCTTAAAAGGAAGGACTTGAAATGACCCAGTTACTGCTTTCAGATAATATCCCAAGGTGAAAATGAAATGCGTGATTTAGATTCGATTTCTGGTATATGCTTATTTCATAATAGATGGGAAGTCCTTTTGTTTAGCTCATCTTCTGAGTTATAAACAACGGCCATAAAGGGTAGATACTGAAGTCTGTTGAGTAATTATAGCATTAGATCAGTTTGGTCTATGATAGAAGTGTACCTATGCAATTCTATGTTGGTTCTGTGAATTGAATCATTAAGACGGATTACTCTTAATGGTTTATCCATCTAGAGTTGGGTGTTTACATGTATGATACCCGATTAATGGTCTGTTTTATATTTTGTGTTTGTTATTGCTGAGTTGATAATGTATGTGTCACAGTGCGCAGTGTATATATCTGGTAAAAAAGATAGTGATCTTTCAGAGAAAAAATTTAAGACCCATCTTATAGAGTTGTGGCTTTATGAATAGTTGACCCAAGTTGGCCATTTACAAGCCTTTTTACAATCACTGTTGTACTACTGAAACCAATAAGTTTTAGCTGGGTATCTTTACTTGTTTTATGTAGATGATGTAAAATTGCGAATATTTGTTAAGATCATAGGTTTTTATGTGGTTGGATCAGTTGTTCCTGGATGTGGCCATCTGCTTCTGGTCTATGATAAGGTAGCTATATTCATAAAAGTTAGTTAGCATGTTTGCATCGAGCATCAACAAAGAAAGGATGGCATAACTAATAGACGTATTTAATCTATTTGTTAGATTGTACTTGTTCATTTTTGTATCTACTAATGTACTCGGGTTTATCCACCTCTTTGTTACCAAAATGCACCTTACCAATTTTGTCTGACCAAAAAATTATTCTTTGTGTCGGTAGTTGCCAATTTTTTGGCATGCTCCTTTACCAACTCTAGTTCATTTTTCTAGTCAATGTTGGCCAACTCATTAGCAACCAAAGCCTCAACCAAAATTTTGGTCACAATCATAACACCCCCTAGAAACCCTGAAGCACCACCCCATTTCTGCTTCATATTCTCCACTATACTGGTTAGCACCTTGCCAGTCCATCCGGGCCACAAGATTTGGTGGCCATTTTGAGGAACAGTGATCGTCTGTCATTTTAGAAAGCAATGGGCTCATGTCATGGTATGGaaatagttaaataggaattGAATCTTTGCACTGGCATATGTAGAACTTGCGTAGGCATTTGTTAATCAACGTGTTCCAAGTTTCCTTTTTGTTAATCGTAGCTTGAAATATCCTAAAACCATGCTttgtgatgttgacttttgtcaaTTATCACTGGTGGGCCACATATCGCACATCTTGTGTGTCAGTGGGA
It includes:
- the LOC127293222 gene encoding DEAD-box ATP-dependent RNA helicase 21 codes for the protein MKRSLDAMEAKPVFLTKEERQRLALERRQAAVADQRRSALDILQSLPRGGAQQTPPSGAPRDSSASSHRDSSDRDKDRDRDRDRDRRRDDDSRRDRDRDRDRDRDRDEPSRRDRDRDRDRERERDREHRDRERGERDKDREKDRLEKMAEREREKELEAIKEQYLGSKKPKKRVIKPSEKFRFSFDWENTEDTSRDMNALYQTPHEARLLYGRGFLAGIDRREQKKAAAVFEKETRAEQRRKFGVEDRPEDDVADKKKAAAAEMYDAFDMRVDRHWSEKGIEEMTERDWRIFREDFNISYKGSRIPRPMRNWPESKLGSELLRAIEKVGYKKPSPIQMAAIPLGLQQRDVIGIAETGSGKTAAFVLPMLSYITRLPPISEENEAEGPYAVVMAPTRELAQQIEEETVKFATYLGIKVVSIVGGQSIEEQGFKIRQGCEVVIATPGRLLDCLERRYAVLNQCNYVVLDEADRMIDMGFEPQVVGVLDAMPSSNLKPENEEEELDEKRIYRTTYMFSATMPPAVERLARKYLRNPVVVTIGTAGKATDLITQNVIMVKESEKMSRLQKILTDLGDKTAIVFCNTKKSADNRSKDLDKAGFRVTALHGGKSQDQREISLDGFRNRRFNVLVATDVAGRGIDIPDVAHVINYEMPSSVDTYTHRIGRTGRAGKKGLATSFLTLENTDIFYDLKQMLIQSNSPVPPELARHEASKFKPGSVPDRPPRRNDTVFASH